The genomic region GATCAAATTCAGAATCTTCTTTGGGTTTTTGGAAGAGGAGGCTTATGAAGAAACAAATAGCAATGGGAATTGTCTAGCAAATTATTCTGTCTTCTGAGAAATGGAATCCAGAAATAATCACGGCTTGGAATTTTCCTGGGCAGATATTGGATGGTAAATGTTGGATAACAGATGTCCATTTGAGTCCAGGCACAGATGAGCCATACCTCTTGGGCTGTTGCTGAAGGTTAGTTACCCTGCTAGACATGGCAGAGTTGTGATTCAGGATTATCCAGAGAAACCTCTGGGTTTATATTCCAGCTGACTGACAGCCATGAGGTGGTCTTGGTGTTGGGATGCAGTGAATTCTGGgctgcttccttttccttagATGGTAACCTGCAAAGGTAGAGACAACAGGTTTGGGATTTGGATAAGGACAATGCCTTGGGTCCTCTGGAGCAGATTCCATTGGACCTTTTTGCCTATTCCTAAAACATAGGGTTCCCCCAGCCCATCTGTCACTTGTACCAACACCAATGTCAAAGGGAAGTACTCACCCCTTCACTTGTGGAGAAGttctgccactgctgggctgtgctaGGAGCACAGAGCCACTTCTTCCCATCGGCTGTCAGACGACAAAGTGACTGACCAGCATTTTGGAAGACTCTGAACATCTCCCCAGTTTTCATCTAAAACTGAGAAGTTCTTTACATCTCTGCTCCATGAAACCACTCCTTCCCAGGCCTTGTGTCACACTGGAgttagaagaagaaagagaggcTGTGTGTAGAAGACCCTTTTGCAAAAGAAACTGCTATGCTGAAAACCCAGGTGTTGgccaggagaagagaaaagCTGGTGCTGTAGAAAGACAGGTGGGTTGGAGCAGGCAGTGTACTAAGGTGACAGACATATTCAGAGCCCTGACATATTCAAGATGACACATTCAGGCCCAGCTATCCAAAATGTGGCCCATCAGGCACTGTCAACACATGAGCACCTGGACTGATGAAATCAAACCACTCCTGAGAGACAACCAGAAAAATCTAGGGAGATTACTGAGCTTTTACTATCTAATTTATGAGACAGAAACCCTGCAGTTTAGGTGTCTATGCAACTTGTTAAGAGTTCTGTGAATTGAGAGAATTTAGTCTGCTCTAATCTGTAAATCTGGCTCTTGTTTCTTAAAAGTATTCCAAACCCTTGCTCTCTGCCTCCAAGGAATACCaatgaaaaagccaaaacaaacaaacaaaagatcAGTAGAACTATTAAACTAGATTCCAAATATCATTTAGAattcaaaaagcatttcaaaagcaattaATAATCTAACTTTGCATTTATTAACGCAGTTTTGCCCTTTTTCACCTGTGTAAGTAGCATTCAAGCCACCTTGATCTGAGAAAGGCTCGTGAAGCAAAGCAATTTAAGCCAAAATGATGTACTGGGGTTATCTTAGTTATGTAATAATTCTAGTTTTGCCAAAACAGGTCCAGTTCTAAAACTCTTTGAACATAAAAACATAAACAATTACTAAGGACAGATTTACAGACATTAGGGTTGTTAGAAGTTAGTAACTCCTGCAGCTATCTCTAAATGGGAACATTTCTCCAACCTGCTGGGAGAAGTGCTTAGGGAATGGAGGAGTGGGACAGTACCACCACCAAGCACCAGCTCACTGTGGTGCCAGTGCCAGAAGGAggtgtctgggcagggatggagcccaCCTGACAAAGCCATGGCTTTGAGTTTCCACCTGGGCAGTTTAGAAAAtaagaagagcagcagctggtggtTCCTGGGAACCACATCACCTCCCACAGCAGAGTCCACGCACAGATGCTGTAACaaggctgccagcagccacaACCTCCTCAAGCTCCAATCTGCTGTCTTGTTTAGTACCTGCTTCCTCAGTGGCTCCATGATGCAgaatgaaataagaaataatcaGCTGAAGGACTGTCGCTTTACACAATGGCTCAAGGATGGAGGATTTTTCCTAGCAGGAAAAATCACAGGGCTCAAATTTACACAGCAAGTGATTAAAGCACAGTGCTTTGCAGTTTAGTCTCTCCCTTGCTCCCTGGGAActccctgggaagcagctgacacagcttctccactgcaAAGTCTGGCCCCAGTACTGTGCTAAAATCATAACATGTTCTGCATTTCCTTACACTAAGCCCCAGTTTCACAAACATAGACTCAATTTGCAGAAATTTCACTGGATCAGCCcttcaaagcttttttcctttttttcctttttttaaaaataatgctaaaaTTCTGACTTCAAATATAATATCTATATATCTGAATAGGCACAGGCAGCTTTTAAAAGTCTGGAGTTTCTTGCAGCTCCTACTGACTTCACTTGGCCAGCGCTTTTccaagaaaacatttcagtagAATCCAGTGGATATTAACATATTTCCATGTCCATAAATGGAGCCACAATATAAATGTAAGcaacctttccttttcccttctttttttttttaattttattttaagaagtcTTGGACAAAGGCTTTCTGAAAGCAAAGTCCTCAGCATATTTTTCCGCCGGCGGTAAACACATTATGAAAGTTTACATATTTCTATTAGCTTGACTGTCTCCAGACTTTTGGCAAGCCTTGGGACAACTCTATTTTTAAACTCTTAACTGTGTACAGAGCACTTGATATAGAAGTTTAAAATTTGACTGGGCAGTATTACtaccaaaatgtttttttcaaacGCATGAACATTTCACAGAGACAAATGATTCTGCAGATCTCAGAATCCGCAGATGTCAGAATCCTCTCAGCTAGAGGAATTATTCAAATGTCAGAAGTTTAAGCTACTGGTGGAAAATAATGTAGAGCTGTGGAatgcctcaaaaaaaaaaaaaaccagttctTCCTTTCAAATAACTTAAGTCTGAAGTTAATTGTGCACATCAAATCTTCAAGTGAAAGAACTGCAGGAAATTTGTAAGACTTCGAATCTTCTTTAAAATTGCCTAAACTGCTGACTTGATTTTACAGAAACCTACATTAAATAGCAAAGAGTActaaaaaatacccaaacacTCCTGTAAGCCTTGGGAAAACAGGCATAGCAACAGGGTGCAAATCTCTGAAACCTGGAGCACAGGACAGGGATTTTGAAGACTCAAAGAATCTTCTTCTGCCTTCTCATTCTCCTACATCTCTCCATCactcctctgccctccctgtccaTTTTTCAGTCTCCCCAGCCCATACCCTTCACTTCCCTCCCTCTGTCATTGCTCTTCCCCCACCATTAGTCCTGGCTTAGTAGTAGAATGCCTGAAACTGAGACTTAAGAAGGTAAAATCTTTTCTGGACATTTTAAAGAGGCAGTTAGCCCAGACAGGATAATACAAGACCAGGACAATCCATATGTTAGTAACATACACTTACCCCCTTTTTCAAAAGTACagattttaaagatattttacaTTAAATGCTTTAACAGATGCCCTTGTCCTACACAGATCCCCAAAGCCTCAGGTACACACAATGCAAAGGATCAAGCAAGGGATCAAATGCCTTCAACTCTGTAGAGCTTGAAGCAGGATACTGTATTCCTCAAGATTTTTTATGCCTTTAGAAAAGTAGTATATGCCTTTAGAAAGGTACTGGTAATACAACTAAAAACTGGAATTGTAAAcccaaatatttatatttttttctgcttcaaaaagTCATATTTTCacctttaaattaaataaactaCTTCCATATGTGCAATTAAAAACCTAGCTGTTTGTACTGCTCCAAGTTTTCAGTGAGGTACCACcaccagaaagaaaagggaataaagTGGGAGGTATTTTTTGTCAGTGCAGTTATTGCCATGAATATACAATCTCAATGCACAAACCCATGGAAGAGGTAACAGAAACCAGCCTTTGCAAAAGCACAGCACTTCCTACAGCAAATTTAACCACAGCACCTTCTAGTTCTGCATCATACCTACCCTTTCTTAATTCTAGAAAGCCAAGACCCAGCAGTGACAATACCACCTTTTCTATTAGCTGTGTGATATTTggttaataaataattttaccAACTTCTGCTTCCCATCTCACCCATTGCCCAGCTGGTACACAAGAAGCATAAACCCTTCCCTCAGCCTTACTACTACAGACCTGAGGTTCACTCAGAATGATCAGCTCTGCTTCCATGATACCACACACTTGAAATGACTGACAGTACACCTGCCTCCATCAAATAAATTATGAAATCATGGTTTAAAGAAATTGATATGtctaaaagattttttttttcctaaaagattATTCTGGCTTCTACCAACAGCATCCCACagataaaaacccaaaccacgACAGCTGATGGAGGTACACAAGCACAAACCCAGTGAAGACACACACCCAAGCCCACAGCACAAATTATTTACTTGAATTTTTATCTGGAAGCCTGTCAATCTTCCACACCACGGCCCTGTAGGCACTCTCGTATTTTGCTGTTCCAACCGAGACTTGGATTACGGGGTCAGATTCAACCTCGTGCAAAGCCCCAAGGCATGCTCTCCTATTCATTTTGGCTTTTAGGGACTTCTGCCTTTGCAGGTTCATGGTCCAAAGTGCTTTGATCCACTGTGTGGGAACAGGAAAGCGTATCATGACATTTTCACAGTATTTCACAGAGGGTAAATGTGTGGGGATGTGAGCAGTTGAGGCCATGTTTATGAAAGCCTGAAGTTCAATGTATGCCCCCTGAACCACCACTGCAGCCTTCACAGAAAAGGGAAGGTCTTGCCCATCGTAGCGTGTCCTGAAACGCATCAGTTCCAGCCTGCAGGCGTCCGGGGGTGTAAACTTAATAATCCGTGACTGCTCAAATTCCTGTGCTTTGACACAGTTATGGAAATGGCAGTCGAGAATCTCGATCCACTTCTTGTCCTGCTCCTTCTCAAAGTAACGCTCGTCCCTCTTCTGGAGCTCCAGGTCGTTCAGGGTTAGGAAACACTCAGCACCACCATTCACAAAACACAGGCAGTAAATGTGTGTGATGACTGCACTTTCTACGAGTTTTCCTTCTGCCTTAGTGACTTTCCCCCAAAAGTTATCCACTATTTCCAGAGTCATTTCTTGCTCTTCATAATTCCTCTTTTGTCTGGAAACAGTAGGAAGCTTCATGAGCTCCTCCTCCACCGCCGCGAGGAAATCGGTGAAGTCGTCATAGTCGGTGGTGCCCAGCTTCAACATCTGCTCTACCTCTGGCTCATGGATCACCTCTACTTTGGGGTGGTACCTCCTCTTCTCCGTGTAAGACACGCACTCGATCTTCACAGTGTGGATTTTCCCTGAGACATTGTAGCTCTCCAGTTTGGGTTCGGACAGCTTGCACTGCGGCTGCAGCTGGAATTCCTTGAAAGGTTTCTCCAGGCCCTTTTCGTAATACATCTGCAACACCCCTCCAGCCAGGACGCTCAGGTAAATGGGGCCCCACTGCCGAGATGACATCATGTTCTTCTTCTCAGGAATCCTCAGCATGAATGGCCACCCATCTGATTTCTGGCTCCTGAAAAGGCTGCGCGGGATGGCAGGGGAGAGCTTGTGCCACGCGTGGGTGCTGGAGATGGGTGGGTTATCCACGGCCTCACAGCTGTCAGCCTGTAAGTGTTCAAGCCTCTCACAGATGTAACTGAAGGAGCCCTGGTTAAGGCTTTTCTGATCATGAcatgtttctttgtttctaggATGACACCCACTCCTGTCAAGCGCTTTGTCCTTCCTGTGCATGCTGGCATTAGCTGGAGATATGCTGAGGGAGCACCCTTCCTTCCaaaaagggctggaaaaagCACAGTCACTGTGGAAGTACGGGAAGTGTCCTGGAGCCAGCTCCTCGCAGCTTCCTGGTGGGTTAGGACTTCCTTCATCTGCTGATTTGGAGACCAAAGTCTTACCTGGATGGTCATTAGGTGAGGGGCTCAAAGGAAGGCTGCTCGGTTTCTGTGAGGCCAGGGATGAGCAAATCCCGGGAGATGGAGAAGGGTTAACATTTGATGGCCATTCAGGGATGGGGTAAAGCATGTGAATCCCAGACTTTGGAATGCAGGGGTTTCCTGGGTAGTCTCTGGTAGGTGTAGTAAGTGGAGAGTTGCTGGGGGGTCCAGGACTCAGGTAGAAATCAACCACAGGAGATGAGAGCGGAGTGCTGCCTGTAGAGGATGACCTACTTGAGGACTCATGAACACTGCACAAGTTGAGCTTAAGGCCATTTGGTCTGGAGCTACTCTGATTGTCAACCAATTTCTGAGGTGACTGGAAGAGAGGCTCGTCATCAAAGGTGACCCAGTTTGCTGGATTTGGGGAACACATCTTGTAGGAAAAACTTGAGGCACTTGCACAACGCATCACCCGCAAGCCATCTATGAAGAAACAACAAACATGATTCAAATCAATCTCAAATCACACAAAACTCAAATTTGCAAGCAGTTCACAAATCCAGTGTATTTTGTTTTACATGTATAATCTGAGATAGCTGTGTAGAAACTGATAAACTGCCTGTGAATCCCCActgctctcccaggctggggaTTGAAGGGAGTTCTAAGCTCTACAAGCTGTTCAGAGCATCTGATGTACAGAGCCTCTCAATCAGAGAGAGCAGAATGCCCCACAGCAGTACAGGACTGCTTGAATAATACTTTCAGCTTCATTATATACAACATAATACTATACAGCTTATGCATCATTTCAAATATGGACAGATTTTTCCATACCAGGCATCTGCTCTGGGTAAGgtttcccctccttcccagcatTTTATTAAGAATGGTGTAGCTGTTTCCAAAAATAGAAtcaggagggagagaagggatTATTTTTTTGATGAAAAGCTGTAGCAACTCAGTGCTGATGGCAAAGGTACACATGCTGCTGTCATCAGGGCAAAAACCTGGATGCCTGTCAGACCTGGGCAGGAATCCCTTTGCATCAGCTCCTTCAACCCAGGCTTACACTCTTGGAGACTGGACATGTTACAAGGAAGGACTGGAAAGGCATTAAACTTTTAAACAGACTGGAAAGGCATTAAACTTTTAAACAAGAAGTTAGCCCTAAGGATGAGCAGTACATTCCTGCTGAGGAGTAGACTGCAAGCCTCCACCACAGACAAAATGCTGATGAAACACAAGTCAAGGCCAAGTAACAGCACTCACATCTGCCAAGCACTGAATTGGCTGGTGGCCTGGAAAAAGGACAGGTCTTTAAACCAATTAATAAACTACACTTCATCAAACAAAGTGTCTTTGGTAAAAGGGCTCAGCTGGATGTCCTCTGAGCAGGACTGCAACCAGTAAATCATTAATCTTGCCTTCGTGGTTCTAAATCGTGCGCTGAAATTTAAATGCTCGTTGCATCCTCATGCAGGGCATGTTGTCCCCAAAGTTTTTCctccccactgctcctgcctgaTGAGGGAGCAAGCAAAAAATTGCCAGTGCCTGAGGAGGAATGGAGTACAATGAAACAGCAGGGGGGCACATATAAACATGGCTCATTTGATAGAAAGTTACTCTTGTTCTGTCAGAACACATCCACGTTTGCCTGAAAGCACAAGGAAGGCAGAGTTCACATAGACAAAAACCACCTGCATGTACATTACTCTGTTAATTAAGGTCAGCTAATGATGACTTGGAGCTATTGCCCTTCATGCACAGAGAGCCACAGTCAGGCTGTTTAATTGCACAGCACTACAGAATCACATAACCATAAAAGCCACTCTTTATCTGTAACACGTAGAGAACAGTTCACTTCTAGTCATGCTACAGTTCAGCCAAGTGAAACTTGTGCTACAAGTCTCTA from Molothrus ater isolate BHLD 08-10-18 breed brown headed cowbird chromosome 3, BPBGC_Mater_1.1, whole genome shotgun sequence harbors:
- the STON1 gene encoding stonin-1 isoform X2, whose protein sequence is MRCASASSFSYKMCSPNPANWVTFDDEPLFQSPQKLVDNQSSSRPNGLKLNLCSVHESSSRSSSTGSTPLSSPVVDFYLSPGPPSNSPLTTPTRDYPGNPCIPKSGIHMLYPIPEWPSNVNPSPSPGICSSLASQKPSSLPLSPSPNDHPGKTLVSKSADEGSPNPPGSCEELAPGHFPYFHSDCAFSSPFWKEGCSLSISPANASMHRKDKALDRSGCHPRNKETCHDQKSLNQGSFSYICERLEHLQADSCEAVDNPPISSTHAWHKLSPAIPRSLFRSQKSDGWPFMLRIPEKKNMMSSRQWGPIYLSVLAGGVLQMYYEKGLEKPFKEFQLQPQCKLSEPKLESYNVSGKIHTVKIECVSYTEKRRYHPKVEVIHEPEVEQMLKLGTTDYDDFTDFLAAVEEELMKLPTVSRQKRNYEEQEMTLEIVDNFWGKVTKAEGKLVESAVITHIYCLCFVNGGAECFLTLNDLELQKRDERYFEKEQDKKWIEILDCHFHNCVKAQEFEQSRIIKFTPPDACRLELMRFRTRYDGQDLPFSVKAAVVVQGAYIELQAFINMASTAHIPTHLPSVKYCENVMIRFPVPTQWIKALWTMNLQRQKSLKAKMNRRACLGALHEVESDPVIQVSVGTAKYESAYRAVVWKIDRLPDKNSM
- the STON1 gene encoding stonin-1 isoform X1; the protein is MRCASASSFSYKMCSPNPANWVTFDDEPLFQSPQKLVDNQSSSRPNGLKLNLCSVHESSSRSSSTGSTPLSSPVVDFYLSPGPPSNSPLTTPTRDYPGNPCIPKSGIHMLYPIPEWPSNVNPSPSPGICSSLASQKPSSLPLSPSPNDHPGKTLVSKSADEGSPNPPGSCEELAPGHFPYFHSDCAFSSPFWKEGCSLSISPANASMHRKDKALDRSGCHPRNKETCHDQKSLNQGSFSYICERLEHLQADSCEAVDNPPISSTHAWHKLSPAIPRSLFRSQKSDGWPFMLRIPEKKNMMSSRQWGPIYLSVLAGGVLQMYYEKGLEKPFKEFQLQPQCKLSEPKLESYNVSGKIHTVKIECVSYTEKRRYHPKVEVIHEPEVEQMLKLGTTDYDDFTDFLAAVEEELMKLPTVSRQKRNYEEQEMTLEIVDNFWGKVTKAEGKLVESAVITHIYCLCFVNGGAECFLTLNDLELQKRDERYFEKEQDKKWIEILDCHFHNCVKAQEFEQSRIIKFTPPDACRLELMRFRTRYDGQDLPFSVKAAVVVQGAYIELQAFINMASTAHIPTHLPSVKYCENVMIRFPVPTQWIKALWTMNLQRQKSLKAKMNRRACLGALHEVESDPVIQVSVGTAKYESAYRAVVWKIDRLPDKNSSLDHPHSLSYKLELGSDQEIPSDWYPFATVQFAVHDTCASGTEVKSLGIESDLQPQKHVVQKAFYSCQVEIEKKWIRLDGEDPDKAGNCLMQ